Part of the Mytilus edulis chromosome 9, xbMytEdul2.2, whole genome shotgun sequence genome, tgacctcattttcatggttcagtggtcaatgttaagtttttgagttttggtctttttatctaatactatatgctataggtcaactatatttggtgtatggaaatattttatgatctttatgtcagtcgcgcaggttttatttgaacgtgacccctcattttcacggttcattgcacagtgttaagtttttgtgttttggtctatttttcttaaactataagtaataggtcaactatatatgttgtatagaagcattgtaagctgtacatgtctcctggcatggttcatctgaccttgacctcatttacaaggttcattggtctttgtttagttatcaaGGTTAATGTTATgtgtatgtgacagttgttataaagcttaactttatacttaggactatcaacataatatcaatgattagtatagaaggcgagacatttcagcgtgtgcactcttgttctaatcttttacaaaaatcttctcctctaaaactactggtccaaatttaaccatacttggccataattattgtcgagcctgcaacttttgttgcagaaagatcgacatagggatagtgatccggcggcggcggcgttagctaactttttaaaagcttcatattttagagggtggaagacatggatgcttcatactttgtatatagatgcctcatgttacgaagtttctgtcagtcacatgtcaaatgtccttgacctcattttcatggttcagtgaccacttgaaaaaaaagttcagattttttgtaatgttgaattctctcttattataagtaataggataattatatttggtatgtgtgtaccttgcaaggtcctcatgcccgtcagacagttttcacttgacctcgacctcatttcatggatcagtgaacaaggttaagttttggtggtcaagtccatatctcagatactattagcaataggtctagtatattcggtgtatggaaggactgtaaggtgtacatgtccaactggcaggtgtcatctgaccttgacctcattttcatggttcagtggttatagttaagtttctgtgttttggtctgtttttctcatactttatgcaatagatctactatatttgttgtatggaatgattgtaagatgtacatgtctagcgggcagatgtcatctgaccttgacctcattttcatggttgagtggtcaaagttaagtttttgagttttggtctttttatcttatactatatgccataggtcaactatatttggtgtatggaaatattttatgatctatatgtcagtccctcaggttttatttgacctcgacctcattttcacggttcattgctcagtgttaattttttgtgttttggtctatttttcttaaactataagtaataggtcaactatatttgttgtatggaagcattgttagctgtacatgtctgcctggcatggttcatctgaccttgacctcattttcatgttcattggtctttgtttagttatcttggttaatgctaagtttatgtgacagtttttaataaagctttatacttaggactatcaacataatatcaaaaattagtaaagaaggcgagacatttcagcgtgtgcactcttgtcattgaggtatcttgtttaaaaaaatgtgtgcagtgaccctgccaaccaaccaagatggctgccatggctacaaatagaatatagaggtaaaatgtagattttggcttataactctgaaaccaagcattaagagcaattcaGACAAGGGATTGAATTGTTtcgcaagtcaagatctatctgccctgaaattttcagatgaatctgacaactggttgttgggttgctaccctgaattggtaattttaaggaaattttgctgatttggttatcttgaatattattatagatggagataaactgtaaacagcagtaatgatcagcaaagtaagatccttaaataagtcaacatgaccaaaaaggtcagttgaccccttaaggagttattgccctttgtagtcaatttttaataattttgtaaattttgtcaaCTTTTGTAAAttctaacaaaatattttcctctcaCTAACAaatgggccaagtttattataaattgagataattgtaagaagcaagaatgttcagtaaagtaagatctacaaacacatcaccatcaccaaaacacaattttgtcatgaatccatctgtgtcctttgtttaatgtgcacatagaccaaggtgagtgacacaggctcttaagagccacCAGTTTatatccctcacccattttctcaaaaattttgctaaaaagactgacttgattggtaacaaaatttgaaaaatcaattactcaaaaactactcaTTGTAAATAGACAATTTTTTTCACAAAGTGaagtttgattataacatttttaaaattcattgatattttccacttttattacatatttcatgtattttggaAATTATTCCAGAATAAGATTTAATTGAGACTCAAacatcagaagaatacatcccTTATATAGATTAAAATTAAactacagttaactctcgttgtctcgaactcggttgactcgaaatttccaatgagtcgaagttttcacgtggtcccgaactttagtccatacaaaagtatgtaattcgactcctgatgagtcgaaatttcggttgagtctaACTAAATTAGAGTCCCAatgttaacaaaagcattcaaaattcattttttatctcgaactatTAAACATATTAAACACATATATCAAAACTTGACCAccgggatttaaatggattgaagagttaatctgacaatacacgtgtaattaaatttccggtcactgaccactgtattgatttaggACATGatatttccatgagtgtttatctaagattatcttttatagaattttgataaataattagtgatacattgttaatgttcatgaaaaagtatttaaaatgtttacaaaacaattaatttatgatttacactaatgagcctgggtgtgtataaagtgaggattatggctAGATCtgttgatgatcacctaaaaactacttaAACGGCGTCTTtgatcttgttatattttcttttgaaaagaaagagtgagataaaacaaaatgaatagaaatcaaaattttcttaaatcttttgtatccgagaataaacaattttgtcagctataacCCATGAACCGACCTGAATAACGAAACTatcgattggaaattactctcttggAACATGTGGAAaagccataggattttttttaattgaaacaataagtaaaaataatgtcattataataataaaagactgtgacatacaaatacatcgatctgatactagaatatcgataTCCCCTTGCCATATTCACACGGATTTATTTTACCTTTACCAAGCTAAGAAGAGTTGTGTCCTttagattgtcgaacttccggtgtttgtttgagtcgaactacgtgtatctcgaaatatttctctggttcggctgacttcgacataacgagagtcgactgtataaGATAATAAGGATTTGTGACGTGAACATGAATTAAAAAGTAAACCAACAACacaataaaaactaacaaaacatcTATTCACTGGTCTACATTTCCTCCCACATTCAAACTAAATATCATAAGTTAggaatacatgtataaagtaatgTGATGTGAAAGTTAATTAGAtagtaaacaaacaacaacataaCACTTTAACATATGTACActtgcctttttttttctttgacattcAAACTTCACACCTAATGTCACAACTTGTattatgtatatttgtatattactttaatattttcaAACCAAGGTACACAAATGTAAATATCATAAGATTACTTTATGTGTATTTTATCGATAGGTTAAGTTAAATTTTGTCAAGTAGTTACTGGTTTTATCACAAATAAAACCTGAACACTCATTATGTTTAAAACTAATACACCAAGGATTCTTCAGTCCATCCCCTTTACTAAGCAGTACTTTACTATTCTGTCCATCTTTTGATATTACTATTATTCTATCAGATCTATAGTCTGCTACAATAATGTTACCATAAGTATCTGTAAAAAGTCCTCTCGGTCCTTCTAAATCCTGTGTATATCTCCAGATCTGTTTACCTGATTCATCATAACAGTATACTGCTTTACCAAAATAGTCACTATAGATTACTCTGTCATTACAATAAACAAGGTAATCCAGGTCTGATTTACTCTCAACTGGTATTGACTTCGGTGTATTTCCTTCCAAGTCTATAATACGGATTTCATCTCTATCCAAACCTACAGCCAGAGAATTATTGTAGAATGATAAACCATAGCATTCTTTGTCTAATTTGATAACTTTGGTAACTTTGTCATTCTCCATATTAAAGATCTTAATGGCTTTCTTCGATGGATCCGTTATGGCTATAGTGTTCTGATTGATCTGTGTAACACTCCAGGCTCCACCAGGTATAGGTAACTGTTTCTGTAGTTTGCCATCAGAAGTAAGTAGGTTAACTCCACGCCACTGTTCCACTACTATAAATCTTCCATCCATCAGACAGATCATGTCACTAATGATTTTCTTCATGTTGATATTTATCTTTGTCTCTATATTCATTGTCATGTTGTTTATGTTGGATTGTTCTTGTGATTCTACTTGAGCTTCCCTCTTCACACTAGTGTCTATATTCATGGCTACTTCAGTTTTAACAACTGTTACTTCTCCTAAGGATTCTAATGACCCTAACTTCCTTAATATCTTTTCTATTTCATCATTTTCCTTTATTTTGATGTCAACTTCTTTTACTCTCTCATCAGTTTCCAGATCTTCAACATATCTTTGACATTGATGTACTTGTTGTTCAATTTGATGTACACCTAGAAATGATTGTTGTTTGGAAGTTTGTGAAGTGACTGTTTGTAAATGTTCTTTCATTTCCCTCAAGCTTTTAGTTTTCACTTCAATTTCAGAAATGAAAGCAGTTGCTTTAGATTTTTCCTGATTCCAAATAATATCTGTTTCTTGGCATAACTTCTTCTCCAGATGatctaaatgtttatttatttcttgtctaattttttttatagatttcttTATGCTAACACACTGATTTTCTCCAGTTTTGATGttttttgatttattgttaattattgttttcaatgaatTTAATATAGAATTTATGTCTGTCTCTACAGATtcctttgatttttcaattttagttttctCCACGACTTCTGCTAAACTTTTTATTCCTGTACATTTTGAATGACTGGTGGAAATACATTCATCACAGCACGGCATTAAATGACTGGGACAGTACAAGTTCAGCTGTTGACCATGTTTGTCACATTCTGTTTTAATGGCTTGAATGGAGGGTTTATAACTTTTGGTATCAATGGTTTTATGATCACATGTTCCTTTGGATCTTTTGTGATGCTTTAAACAGGTTGAGCATAATCCTTCATCACAGTTATAACACCAGATGTCAGCTTTAGTGTTTACTTCCCCTTTGTGGCAAGGTCCACATAGTATAGGTTTACTGGATGCCATTACCtgaacatatacaaaaaaaaattataagcttGCTTTTCAAAATCCTTATAATTTTTGCTACCTGGACATGTTAAATGTTGTTAAAAATAGTAAAAGGCTAAAGAAAAGTATGACCAAATTCAGACAACGAATCAGAGCTATTGGGGACTGACGGGTATGCATTACAGTTAATTTTGAGGTTATGAAGTTGAAAAcgtaaaattttattatttgtaatatcaAACTGCTATTTTTAACAGATATATCATTTTATGGTAGGTTTTTTGTGAAAAATACCAATCACGGGACTGTGAAATATCCCGTGCCATTAGACAAGGTAAACTTGGTCCACAGACTGGTATTTTTCATAATACTCCTCCATAACATGATAAATCTGTCTAATATCACAGGAAAGATTTGATTAGAACTTTCTGTACAGGCTAAGGGAATGTTTTAAACTAGTATTAAGTTGTAATCcataaatatatttatgcataaattagattgattgattgttggttgcttaacgtcctgCATAAATTAGAGGATAAGTAAAGCCTATCAAAGCATCGCAGGAATTTAACAAGAACTTTTATGTGTTAGCGCTGTCTTTATGTAACGCTATATCGGAAAAGTTATGGCAGAAAACAGGAAAAAGCTTGCCAGGGTAAAAAGGTTATATCCAAAATAGAAATTGACACGATGTGGAggtgaagggccaagtgagcttttctcatcacttggcgtccggctttgtctgtcgtctgtcgttgttaacttttacaaaaatcttctcctctgaaactacagggccaaatttaaccaaacatggccaaaatccttattagggtatctagttaaaaattgtgtctggtgacccggccaaccaaccaagatggccgccatggctaaaaatagaacataggagtaaaatgcagtttttggcttataactcaaaaactaaagcattgagagcaatctgacagggataaatttgtttatcaggtcaagatctatctgccctgaaattttcagatgaatcggacaaccctttgttgggttgctgcccctgaatttggtaattttaagcaaattttgctgtttttggttattatcttgaatattattatagatagagataaactgaaaacagtaaaaatgttcagcaaagtaagatttacaaataagtcaactgaaccaaaatggtcagttgacccctttaggagttattgccctttatagtcaatttttaaccatttttcgtaaattttaattatcttttacaaaaatcttctcctgaaactgccggaccaaattaaaccaaacttggccacaatcatcattgggggatctagttttaaaaatgtgtccagtgacctggcaaaccaaacaagatggctgccatagctaaacatagaacataggggtaaaatgcggtttttggcttataactcaaaaaccaaagcatttaaagcaaatctgacaggggtgaaattgttaatcaggtcaagatctatctgctttaaaattttcagatgaatttgacaactggttgttaggttgctgcccctgaattggtaattttaaggaaattttgccatttttagctcacctggcccaaagggccaattgagctattcccatcacttgaCGTccttcgtcgttaacttttacaaaaatcttctcctctgaaactactgggccaaattaaaccaaacttggccacaatcatcattggggtatctagtttaaaaaatgtgtggcgtgacccggccaaccaaccaaaatggccgccatggctaaaaatagaacataggggtaaaatgcagtttttggcttataactcaaaaaccaaagcatttagagcaaatctgacatggggtacaattgtttatcaggtcaagatctttctgccctcaaattttcggATGATTCCCACaatcagttgttgggttgctgcccctgaattggtaattttaaggaaattttgccatttttagctcacctggcccaaagggccaattgagctattcccatcacttgaCGTccttcgtcgttaacttttacaaaaatcttctcctctgaaactactgggccaaattaaaccaaacttggccacaatcatcattggggtatctagtttaaaaaatgtgtggcgtgacccggccaaccaaccaagatggccgccatggctaaaaatagaacataggggtaaaatgcagtttttggcttataactcaaaaaccaaagcatttagagcaaatctgacatggggtacaattgtttatcaggtcaagatctttctgccctcaaattttcggATGAATCCCACaatcagttgttgggttgctgcccctgaattggtatttttaaggaatttttgctgtttttggttatcttgaatattattatagatagagataaactgtaaacagcaataatgttcagcaaagtaaggttTACAAATACGTCAACACGAACgaaatggtcatttgacccctttaggagttattgtcctttatagtcaaattttaaccattttttcgtaaatcttagtaatcttttacaaaaatcttctcctctgaaactactgggccaaatttaaccaatttggccataatcatcattggggtatctagtttaaaaaatgtgtggcgtgacccggccaaccaaccaagatggccgccatggctaaaaaaagatcATGggggtaaatgcagtttttggtttataactcaaaaaccaaagcatttagcgcaaatctgacagggtaaaattgtttatcaggtcaagatctttctgccctcaaattttcagatgaatccaacaacccgttgttgggttgcttctcctgaattggaaattttagtgaatttttgctgtttttcgttattatcttgaatattattatagatgagataaactgtaaacagcaataatgttcagcaatgttagatttacaaataagtcaaacatgaccaaaatggtcagttgacccctttaggagttattgaccttttagtcaattttcaaccatttttcgtaaatcttagaaatcttttacaaaaatcttctcctctgaaactactgggccaaattaatccaaacttggccacaatcatcttttgggtatcttatttaaaaaaatgtgtctggtgacccggccatccaaccaaaatggctgccacggctaaaaatagaacataggggtaaaatgcagtttttagcttataactcaaaaaccgaaacatttagagaaaatctgacagggttaaattgtctatcaggacaagatctatctgccctgatattttcacatggatcagacaacccgttgttaggttactgccctgaattggtaattttaaggaaattttgatgttttttgttattatcttgaatattattatagatagagataaactgtgaacagcaataatgttcagcaaaacaagatctacaaataagttttcatgaccaaaatagtcaattgaccccttaaggagttattgccctttatagttaatttttagcatttttaaccggatttttgtgacaaaaatgtcggttattgatttggggatgtacggcgggcgggcggcaatcaaatgttgtccatgcatttactcatgaaccgttcaaccaaagcttttaaaattttaatatgttattactgacaactatacgaaggtcaagttcaataatggccattttgacttttaccgttcaggagttatggttcttgaaagattgaaaaatggagtttccagtcgtgtccttGCATTTACGCaagaactgttctaccaaagcttcccaaattttaatatgttgttactaatgacagaatggaggtcaagttcaataatgacgaatttgacttttaccgttcaggagttatagtacttgaaagattgaaaaatggagtttccagtcgtgtccgtgcatttatgcatgaactgttctaccaaagcttccgaaattttaatatgctgttactgatgacaaaatggaggtcaagttcaataatgacgattttgacttttaccgttcaggagttatggttcttgaaagattgaaaaatggtgtttcccgtcgtgtccgtgcattttctcatgaaccattcaaccaaagcttttgaa contains:
- the LOC139489215 gene encoding E3 ubiquitin-protein ligase TRIM71-like, whose translation is MASSKPILCGPCHKGEVNTKADIWCYNCDEGLCSTCLKHHKRSKGTCDHKTIDTKSYKPSIQAIKTECDKHGQQLNLYCPSHLMPCCDECISTSHSKCTGIKSLAEVVEKTKIEKSKESVETDINSILNSLKTIINNKSKNIKTGENQCVSIKKSIKKIRQEINKHLDHLEKKLCQETDIIWNQEKSKATAFISEIEVKTKSLREMKEHLQTVTSQTSKQQSFLGVHQIEQQVHQCQRYVEDLETDERVKEVDIKIKENDEIEKILRKLGSLESLGEVTVVKTEVAMNIDTSVKREAQVESQEQSNINNMTMNIETKININMKKIISDMICLMDGRFIVVEQWRGVNLLTSDGKLQKQLPIPGGAWSVTQINQNTIAITDPSKKAIKIFNMENDKVTKVIKLDKECYGLSFYNNSLAVGLDRDEIRIIDLEGNTPKSIPVESKSDLDYLVYCNDRVIYSDYFGKAVYCYDESGKQIWRYTQDLEGPRGLFTDTYGNIIVADYRSDRIIVISKDGQNSKVLLSKGDGLKNPWCISFKHNECSGFICDKTSNYLTKFNLTYR